The following are encoded together in the Streptomyces flavofungini genome:
- a CDS encoding urease subunit beta, with amino-acid sequence MVPGEILFAEGSIAFNEGRPTTRLTVLNAADRPVQVGSHYHFAEANPGLEFDRSAARGLRLNIAAGTAVRFEPGIPVDVTLVPLAGARVVPGLRGETGGALDD; translated from the coding sequence CTGGTCCCCGGCGAGATCCTCTTCGCCGAAGGGTCCATCGCCTTCAACGAGGGCCGCCCCACCACCCGCCTCACCGTCCTCAACGCCGCCGACCGCCCCGTACAGGTCGGCTCCCACTACCACTTCGCCGAGGCCAACCCCGGCCTGGAGTTCGACCGTTCCGCCGCGCGCGGCCTGCGGCTGAACATCGCCGCGGGCACCGCCGTGCGGTTCGAGCCCGGCATTCCCGTCGACGTGACGCTGGTGCCCCTCGCGGGCGCCCGCGTCGTGCCCGGCCTGCGCGGCGAGACCGGAGGTGCTCTCGATGACTGA